A part of Gracilimonas sediminicola genomic DNA contains:
- a CDS encoding TonB-dependent receptor yields MKTHIISALVCFALSFSFNLKAQDAGTITGTVVDAESGETLIGVNVVLQGTTIGTSTNLDGQYTIKNIEPGSYTLEVSYISFQKQTITGVEVNSGEVTKLDITLQPETEKLDDVIITAEAILDNEAGLLRQRQKAISFSDAISAESISSSGSGDAAGALKKVVGASVVDGKYVFIRGLGDRYTSTHLNGSELPSADPNRKSFQLDIFPSNLLENIVTLKTFTPDKPGNFSGGLVDIATKDFPEQFSFQASASTGFNTKSTFTDLVVGDASSTDYLGFDGGRRGVPQEVRDFIKSGQEFPTLRDTRNDPEAAETLDRLSNAFNNEFRPREQYGVMDQSYGISVGNQVPFLGNDLGYTASFSYSQGYSGYDDGVVSRYDLVGNFDDSEQLFRRLDVTDIKGQRNVDWGGMATLSYRLSDAHKVSARFLRTQSGTGEGRYLEGFQYDIPNALFQTRVVQYTERSLSSFQLSGKSYFENFLKTTVEWKAASATNIQDEPDLRYFTTQVDTFPSGAILHSSPTNNFQRPGRFYRNLEESNRSVGVDVTIPFNSFNGVAGNIKFGGNLVDVDRDFREQRFDFYTDTQNFTLNDVEGNVDAFFDSLGILRYSNSGRPQFGNYVQNASTPRSNYDATRTVSAAYLMAELPVTDWFRLIGGVRLEQADIEVVSQDTSLAVGSISNTDYLPSVNGIFSLTDNMNIRAAYTKTVARPTFRELAPYITFDFVGGLLFQGNENLKRTLITNYDIRWELFTGPGEILAVSGFYKELKNPLERVIRTDIGNDALSIQNVEEGRVYGLELEIRKNLGFLTENLRHFSLATNYTLVRSYVDIPELELLVIRNAKPDAEDTRELQGQSPFLFNFDLGYSNPDIEFNSSVSYNYFGDRLGIISEGATPDIYERGYGSLNFTANKTIADHFELSFKVGNILDPYIIQSQSFNGDEYFYQRYKRGRTFSLGIKYKI; encoded by the coding sequence GTGAAAACACACATAATATCAGCACTCGTTTGTTTTGCGCTTTCTTTTTCGTTTAACCTAAAAGCGCAGGATGCAGGTACCATCACCGGTACCGTAGTAGATGCCGAAAGCGGCGAAACTCTTATCGGAGTTAATGTAGTACTTCAGGGAACTACCATTGGTACTTCCACAAACCTTGATGGCCAATATACCATCAAGAATATTGAGCCGGGCAGTTATACCCTTGAAGTCAGTTATATTTCTTTTCAAAAACAAACCATTACCGGCGTAGAGGTAAATTCCGGCGAAGTAACCAAGCTGGATATTACCCTTCAACCCGAAACCGAAAAGCTTGACGACGTAATTATTACGGCCGAAGCTATTTTGGATAATGAAGCCGGGTTGCTCAGGCAGCGCCAAAAAGCCATTTCATTCAGCGATGCTATTTCTGCTGAAAGTATCTCCAGCAGCGGTAGCGGAGATGCAGCCGGAGCCCTAAAGAAAGTTGTTGGGGCTTCTGTAGTGGATGGTAAATATGTATTCATCCGGGGATTGGGAGACCGATACACCAGTACCCACCTGAATGGATCAGAACTGCCTTCTGCAGATCCTAACAGGAAATCTTTTCAGCTCGATATATTCCCAAGCAATCTTCTGGAGAATATCGTAACCCTGAAAACATTTACACCCGATAAGCCGGGTAACTTCAGTGGGGGGTTGGTAGATATTGCAACCAAGGATTTTCCGGAGCAATTCTCATTCCAGGCTTCTGCCTCAACAGGGTTTAATACCAAATCTACATTTACAGACCTTGTTGTAGGAGATGCAAGCAGCACCGATTATTTGGGTTTTGACGGAGGAAGAAGAGGAGTCCCTCAGGAAGTCCGGGACTTTATAAAAAGCGGACAGGAATTTCCAACCCTGCGTGATACCCGCAATGATCCGGAAGCTGCAGAAACGCTCGATCGTTTATCAAATGCTTTCAACAACGAATTTCGTCCCCGTGAGCAGTATGGGGTGATGGACCAGAGTTATGGTATTTCCGTAGGGAATCAGGTTCCCTTTTTAGGAAACGACCTGGGATACACGGCCAGCTTTTCATACAGCCAGGGGTATTCAGGTTATGATGACGGAGTGGTATCAAGATACGACCTGGTTGGTAATTTCGACGATTCTGAGCAGCTGTTTCGCCGGCTTGATGTGACTGACATCAAAGGCCAGCGCAATGTGGACTGGGGTGGAATGGCAACACTATCGTATCGACTGTCTGATGCGCATAAAGTTTCCGCACGTTTCCTGAGAACTCAAAGCGGTACCGGCGAAGGCCGCTATTTAGAAGGTTTTCAGTACGACATCCCCAATGCTCTTTTCCAAACGCGTGTGGTTCAATATACGGAGCGAAGTCTGTCTTCATTCCAGTTAAGCGGGAAGAGCTATTTCGAGAACTTTCTCAAAACTACGGTGGAGTGGAAAGCCGCAAGCGCAACAAATATTCAGGATGAACCTGATTTGCGTTACTTCACTACCCAGGTGGATACTTTTCCATCAGGGGCAATTCTCCATTCAAGCCCAACCAATAACTTCCAGCGACCAGGACGTTTCTACCGAAATCTGGAAGAGTCAAACCGTTCAGTTGGTGTGGATGTAACCATTCCTTTTAATTCCTTCAACGGAGTGGCAGGTAACATCAAGTTTGGTGGTAACCTTGTTGATGTTGATCGTGATTTCAGAGAACAACGATTTGACTTCTATACCGACACACAGAACTTCACCCTGAACGATGTGGAAGGGAATGTGGATGCGTTTTTTGATTCACTGGGAATCTTAAGATACAGCAACAGTGGCCGGCCACAATTCGGAAACTATGTGCAGAATGCTTCCACCCCAAGAAGTAATTATGACGCCACTCGAACCGTTTCTGCTGCTTACCTCATGGCCGAATTGCCCGTTACCGATTGGTTCAGGCTAATTGGGGGAGTGCGGCTTGAGCAGGCTGATATTGAAGTGGTAAGTCAGGATACATCGCTCGCTGTTGGTTCAATCTCCAATACCGATTATCTGCCTTCTGTGAACGGTATTTTCAGCCTCACCGATAATATGAACATCCGGGCAGCTTATACCAAAACGGTAGCACGCCCGACATTCAGAGAGCTTGCACCTTATATCACCTTCGACTTTGTAGGAGGATTATTATTTCAGGGGAATGAAAACCTGAAGCGCACGCTGATTACCAATTATGATATTCGCTGGGAATTATTCACTGGTCCGGGTGAAATACTGGCTGTAAGTGGGTTCTATAAAGAACTGAAAAATCCTTTAGAGCGGGTAATCAGAACAGATATCGGGAATGATGCACTTTCCATTCAGAACGTAGAAGAAGGTCGTGTGTACGGGCTCGAACTTGAAATCCGCAAGAACCTGGGCTTCCTTACCGAGAATCTGCGTCACTTTTCATTAGCTACCAACTATACGCTTGTACGCTCTTATGTGGATATTCCTGAATTAGAACTGCTTGTAATTCGAAATGCAAAACCTGATGCAGAAGATACCAGGGAACTGCAGGGCCAATCTCCTTTCCTCTTCAATTTTGATTTGGGGTACTCAAACCCTGACATCGAGTTCAACTCCTCGGTGAGCTACAACTACTTTGGAGACCGATTGGGGATTATCTCTGAGGGCGCCACCCCGGATATTTATGAACGAGGATATGGCTCTCTCAACTTCACCGCCAACAAAACCATTGCTGATCATTTCGAGCTCAGCTTTAAGGTGGGCAATATTCTGGACCCGTATATCATTCAGTCACAATCCTTTAATGGTGACGAATATTTCTATCAGCGATATAAGCGTGGACGTACATTTTCTCTGGGCATTAAATACAAGATTTAA
- a CDS encoding protein-tyrosine-phosphatase, which translates to MYHKLKEYIQKLEPGYDSIPDKRKENLKKLSDYIRKKTENDRVAKLNFICTHNSRRSHLAQIWTAAAAHYYGIDNIETYSGGTEAIAFNPRAVAAIERAGFEVENPGGDNPRYQVTFSDEAESLTCFSKKFDDDVNPDASFAAVMTCSDADENCPFVPGTEFRIAVTYRDPKESDGTDKEKETYDERCFQIAKEMFYMMSNV; encoded by the coding sequence ATGTATCATAAACTGAAAGAATACATTCAAAAGCTGGAACCCGGTTACGATTCCATTCCTGACAAAAGAAAGGAAAACCTGAAGAAACTGTCTGATTATATCAGGAAAAAAACAGAGAATGACCGGGTAGCCAAACTGAACTTCATTTGTACGCATAACAGCCGGCGGAGTCACCTCGCCCAGATCTGGACTGCAGCGGCTGCGCATTATTATGGGATCGATAATATTGAAACCTATTCAGGCGGGACAGAAGCAATAGCCTTTAATCCGAGGGCGGTGGCAGCTATTGAAAGAGCCGGTTTTGAGGTTGAAAATCCCGGTGGAGACAATCCCCGGTATCAGGTCACATTTAGTGATGAGGCAGAATCGCTTACTTGTTTTTCCAAGAAATTCGATGATGATGTCAACCCGGATGCATCTTTTGCGGCTGTAATGACCTGTTCCGATGCAGATGAAAATTGCCCGTTTGTGCCCGGTACCGAATTCAGGATTGCTGTTACCTATCGTGATCCAAAAGAATCAGACGGCACCGATAAAGAGAAAGAAACCTATGATGAACGATGTTTTCAGATTGCTAAAGAGATGTTTTATATGATGAGCAACGTCTAA
- a CDS encoding DUF6428 family protein, which yields MNTSTFITTLVNNTGKELQFSLPDSTVISGDLHITEIQHHSVDSVDCGGNEHSYNETVIQLWVNENSENKAEWTTDKALKIIGLVGEKQEYRDEAELFIEFGDSAHPTIRYSIQDVKENSEMLIMALSVKPTVCKPSLNREVKAGACC from the coding sequence ATGAATACTTCAACTTTTATAACCACTTTGGTAAATAACACAGGAAAAGAGCTGCAATTCAGTCTTCCGGACTCAACGGTAATATCCGGTGATCTTCACATCACCGAAATACAACACCATTCGGTAGATTCAGTGGATTGTGGCGGAAACGAGCACTCATACAATGAAACGGTAATTCAGCTTTGGGTGAATGAGAACTCTGAAAATAAGGCTGAATGGACAACCGACAAGGCACTTAAGATCATCGGGCTTGTGGGGGAAAAACAAGAATACCGTGATGAAGCTGAATTGTTTATTGAGTTCGGCGATTCCGCTCATCCCACTATTCGATATTCTATACAAGATGTAAAGGAAAATTCAGAAATGCTTATTATGGCATTGTCGGTAAAACCCACTGTATGCAAACCAAGTTTAAACAGAGAAGTGAAAGCGGGGGCTTGTTGTTAA
- a CDS encoding ArsR/SmtB family transcription factor, whose product MALTKAQLFDEKQVKAAEFAKALAHPARIAILEILAKRNTCICGDITEELPLAQSTVSQHLKALKSAGIIKGEIDGVRTCYCLDEENVAELKTVMESLLKDLTTQNPNCC is encoded by the coding sequence ATGGCACTCACAAAAGCACAATTATTCGACGAAAAACAGGTGAAAGCTGCTGAGTTTGCAAAGGCTCTGGCTCATCCCGCACGTATAGCTATTCTGGAAATACTGGCAAAACGAAATACCTGTATATGTGGAGATATCACCGAAGAGCTGCCCCTGGCTCAATCCACCGTTTCCCAGCATTTGAAAGCATTGAAGTCTGCGGGAATTATAAAAGGTGAGATCGACGGAGTCCGAACCTGTTATTGCCTGGATGAAGAAAATGTAGCTGAATTGAAAACCGTGATGGAATCACTGTTAAAAGATCTGACGACCCAAAACCCAAATTGCTGTTGA
- the arsB gene encoding ACR3 family arsenite efflux transporter: MSNSEKSMDFFERYLTVWVLLCIGIGIGVGYLAGDSIEVISRWEIYKVNIPVAVLIWLMIYPMMLQVDFASLKEIGKSPKGVVWTVIINWAIKPFTMAFFAWIFFDQLYSAWLSPELADQYIAGAILLGAAPCTAMVFVWSYLSDGDPNYTLVQVSVNDLLILVLFIPIVGLLLGITDIIIPWNTLAASIIVFVVIPLVAGYLTHKVAIAKKGKQWYTETFLPKFKPVSISALLITLILLFAYQGERIISQPLDIIFIAIPLIIQTYFIFGIAWFGGKWIGLPYQVCAPGSMIGASNFFELAVAVAIALFGLQSGAALVTVVGVLIEVPVMLSLVRFANSKRASY; the protein is encoded by the coding sequence ATGTCAAATTCGGAAAAGAGCATGGACTTTTTTGAGCGATACCTGACAGTTTGGGTATTGCTGTGTATCGGAATTGGAATTGGGGTAGGATATCTGGCCGGGGATTCCATCGAAGTCATCAGCCGATGGGAGATTTACAAAGTCAACATACCCGTAGCTGTTTTGATCTGGCTGATGATTTACCCCATGATGCTACAGGTTGATTTTGCTTCGCTCAAAGAGATCGGAAAGTCACCGAAAGGAGTAGTGTGGACTGTTATCATCAACTGGGCTATAAAACCCTTTACCATGGCATTCTTTGCCTGGATATTCTTTGATCAGCTGTATTCTGCATGGCTGAGTCCTGAGCTGGCTGACCAATATATTGCCGGGGCAATCCTGCTGGGAGCCGCTCCTTGTACGGCTATGGTGTTTGTATGGTCCTATTTATCGGACGGAGATCCTAATTATACCCTGGTGCAAGTCTCGGTAAATGACTTGCTGATATTGGTATTGTTCATTCCTATTGTTGGTCTGTTGCTGGGTATTACGGATATTATCATTCCGTGGAATACATTGGCAGCCTCCATTATCGTTTTTGTGGTGATTCCATTAGTAGCGGGTTATCTGACACACAAAGTGGCCATCGCTAAAAAAGGGAAGCAGTGGTACACCGAAACCTTCCTGCCAAAGTTCAAACCTGTTTCCATTTCAGCATTATTGATCACATTGATTCTGCTGTTTGCTTACCAGGGAGAACGCATTATATCACAGCCTTTGGATATCATCTTCATTGCCATCCCTCTGATCATCCAGACATATTTCATCTTTGGAATCGCATGGTTTGGGGGAAAGTGGATCGGGTTGCCGTATCAGGTTTGTGCACCGGGATCTATGATCGGGGCCAGTAACTTTTTTGAGCTTGCAGTTGCCGTGGCTATCGCTTTATTCGGACTGCAGTCTGGTGCAGCTTTAGTAACCGTTGTTGGTGTTTTGATTGAAGTGCCTGTGATGCTATCGCTGGTAAGATTTGCTAACAGCAAGCGAGCAAGCTACTGA
- a CDS encoding T9SS type A sorting domain-containing protein has protein sequence MKKVTLLIAALMIVPALAMAQTTVTVSSNITEDTEWTSDNEYLLDGMIFVTDGADLYIEAGTTVRGAAGQDLDASGLVITRGSRIFAEGTADSPIIFTAEDDANLTKDDVGEWGGIVILGRASTNNTVEATIEGVNEIESDPALVGYGGDNDMDNSGVLRYVSIRHTGINIGSSSGNEIQGLTLGAVGAGTTIEYVESFASGDDGYEWFGGTVNTKYLVSAFNNDDAFDWDQGFRGKGQFWFVIQDSDQAGRSAEMDGAGGDETGTPFAYPVISNATYVGPGVSSTPSGDPGQMLEFRDNTGALYTNSIFTDHPGNALRVEDVDGVDEFDSRARLEADSLNINNSVFFSFGTGNTLADMATNDYEATMLNENGNSVTDPQLGGISRTDDAGLDPRPGNADVLEGAEIPNDAFFSNVAYKGAFGGNNWLAGWTALDQYGYLAAEGTAGTVTVSANITEDTYWTADNEYLLDGMIFVTNGADLYIEAGTTVRGAAGQDLDASGLVITRDSRIFAEGSPSNPIVFTAEEDANLTKDDVGEWGGIVILGRASTNNTVEATIEGVNEIESDPALVGYGGTDDMDDSGVLRYVSIRHTGINIGSSSGNEIQGLTLGGVGAGTTIEYVESFASGDDGYEWFGGTVNTRYLISAFNNDDAFDWDQGFRGKGQFWFVIQDSDQAGRSAEMDGAGGDETGTPFAYPVIANATYIGPGSSSTPSGDPGQMLEFRDNTGALYANSVFTDHPGNALRVEDVDGVDDFDSRARLEADSLNINNSFFFDFGTGSTIAEIATNDYEATMLNENGNSVTDPQLIGISRTTDGGLDPRPVPTSPVYGAAGSMGDSWFYSTNYVGAFDGTNWAAGWTALDAYGFLGDGVVTDTEEPVAEVPNAVSLNQNYPNPFNPTTQISFTLPKAQQVTLKVYDMLGREVATLANREMFSSGMNTLNFNASNLSSGLYIYRLTSGNVAITRKMTLIK, from the coding sequence ATGAAAAAAGTAACGCTACTTATTGCAGCACTGATGATTGTTCCCGCTCTTGCGATGGCGCAAACAACAGTGACTGTCAGTTCTAACATAACGGAAGACACCGAATGGACTTCTGACAACGAATACCTGCTCGATGGTATGATTTTCGTAACCGACGGTGCGGATCTTTATATCGAAGCCGGAACCACTGTTCGCGGAGCGGCAGGGCAAGACCTTGATGCTTCCGGGCTGGTAATTACCCGCGGTTCCAGAATCTTCGCTGAAGGCACTGCAGATTCCCCAATTATCTTCACAGCAGAAGATGATGCCAACTTAACCAAAGATGATGTTGGTGAGTGGGGTGGTATTGTAATTCTTGGTCGCGCATCAACAAATAATACAGTTGAAGCGACCATCGAAGGTGTGAATGAGATCGAATCTGATCCTGCTCTTGTAGGCTACGGTGGAGATAACGACATGGACAATTCGGGTGTTCTTCGTTATGTATCTATTCGACATACAGGAATCAACATTGGTTCCAGTTCAGGTAATGAAATTCAAGGACTGACTTTAGGTGCAGTAGGTGCCGGTACTACCATCGAATACGTTGAGTCATTTGCCTCAGGTGATGACGGATACGAGTGGTTCGGTGGAACAGTAAATACCAAATATTTGGTGTCTGCTTTTAATAATGATGATGCCTTTGACTGGGACCAGGGCTTTCGTGGAAAAGGTCAGTTCTGGTTTGTGATTCAGGACAGTGATCAGGCCGGACGTTCTGCTGAAATGGACGGAGCCGGAGGAGATGAAACAGGTACTCCATTCGCCTATCCTGTTATCTCCAACGCTACCTATGTAGGGCCGGGAGTTTCTTCCACTCCATCCGGAGATCCTGGACAAATGCTTGAGTTCCGTGACAACACCGGTGCTCTTTATACTAACTCTATCTTTACCGACCACCCGGGTAACGCCCTTCGTGTGGAAGATGTGGACGGAGTTGATGAATTCGATTCAAGAGCTCGTCTCGAAGCAGATTCTTTGAACATCAATAATAGTGTATTCTTCAGCTTTGGTACAGGAAACACCCTGGCCGACATGGCTACCAACGATTACGAAGCCACCATGCTGAATGAAAACGGCAATAGCGTTACAGATCCTCAGTTAGGGGGAATTAGCCGAACCGATGATGCAGGTTTAGACCCGCGTCCGGGTAATGCTGATGTTCTTGAGGGAGCAGAAATTCCAAATGATGCTTTCTTCAGTAATGTAGCTTACAAAGGTGCTTTTGGCGGTAACAACTGGTTAGCCGGATGGACTGCCCTGGATCAATACGGATATCTGGCAGCTGAAGGGACAGCTGGAACGGTAACTGTTTCAGCCAATATTACCGAGGATACATACTGGACCGCAGACAATGAATATCTTCTGGACGGGATGATCTTCGTAACCAATGGTGCGGATCTTTATATCGAAGCCGGAACCACTGTTCGAGGAGCAGCCGGTCAGGACCTTGATGCTTCCGGATTAGTAATTACTCGCGATTCCAGAATTTTTGCTGAAGGTTCTCCAAGCAACCCTATTGTATTTACAGCTGAAGAGGATGCCAACTTAACCAAAGATGATGTTGGAGAATGGGGTGGTATTGTAATTCTTGGCCGAGCATCAACCAATAATACTGTTGAAGCGACCATCGAAGGTGTGAATGAGATTGAGTCTGATCCTGCACTGGTAGGATATGGCGGTACAGACGACATGGATGATTCCGGTGTACTTCGTTATGTATCGATCCGACACACAGGGATCAACATTGGATCAAGTTCAGGTAATGAGATTCAGGGACTGACTTTAGGTGGAGTAGGTGCCGGTACAACTATCGAGTATGTTGAGTCATTTGCCTCAGGTGATGACGGATACGAGTGGTTCGGTGGAACGGTAAACACCCGTTACCTGATTTCCGCTTTCAACAATGATGACGCTTTTGACTGGGATCAGGGCTTCCGTGGAAAAGGTCAGTTCTGGTTTGTAATTCAGGATAGTGACCAAGCAGGTCGTTCAGCTGAAATGGACGGAGCCGGCGGAGATGAAACCGGTACGCCATTTGCTTACCCTGTAATTGCAAATGCTACCTATATTGGACCGGGTTCATCCTCAACACCATCCGGAGATCCGGGACAAATGCTGGAATTTCGTGATAACACCGGTGCTCTTTACGCCAACTCTGTATTCACCGACCACCCGGGCAATGCTCTTCGCGTGGAAGATGTAGATGGCGTAGATGACTTCGATTCACGTGCCCGACTGGAAGCAGACTCACTCAACATCAACAACAGCTTCTTTTTCGACTTCGGTACAGGTTCAACTATTGCTGAAATTGCCACCAACGATTACGAAGCCACCATGCTGAATGAAAACGGAAACTCAGTGACCGACCCACAACTGATTGGTATCAGCCGAACTACTGACGGAGGTTTGGATCCTCGTCCTGTTCCAACAAGCCCTGTCTATGGTGCAGCCGGCTCGATGGGAGACAGCTGGTTCTACAGCACAAATTACGTTGGTGCCTTCGATGGTACTAACTGGGCAGCAGGATGGACTGCTCTGGATGCTTACGGCTTCCTGGGAGACGGCGTGGTTACGGATACAGAAGAACCGGTTGCCGAAGTGCCAAATGCGGTTTCTCTGAACCAAAACTATCCGAACCCATTCAACCCAACTACACAAATCAGCTTTACACTGCCAAAAGCGCAGCAGGTAACACTGAAGGTGTATGACATGCTGGGACGTGAAGTTGCTACGCTTGCAAACAGAGAAATGTTCTCTTCAGGTATGAATACCCTGAACTTTAATGCAAGCAATCTCTCAAGTGGTTTATACATCTATCGCTTAACCAGTGGAAATGTGGCTATAACGCGTAAGATGACACTGATTAAGTAA
- a CDS encoding arsenite methyltransferase codes for MKSHQKSPEELKETVRQKYSQISEQAKDYNARSCCGAGGESTKVYNIMTDDYSELEGYNADADLGLGCGLPTQFAQIKKGDYVIDLGSGAGNDCFVARHEAGAEGKVLGIDFAEPMIAKARQNADKLGFNNVEFRYGDIEELPASDDVADVVVSNCVLNLVPDKEKVFTEIHRVLKPGGHFSISDIVLEGDLPEALREDAEMYAGCVAGAIQKETYLGYIKEAGFEDITIQKEKPIEIPEDILSQYLAEDEIAEFNSGGTGIYSITVFARKAGEGKSAKKEAVTMLGNANANACEPGSGCC; via the coding sequence ATGAAATCACATCAAAAATCACCCGAAGAGCTAAAAGAAACAGTTCGCCAGAAGTACAGCCAGATCAGTGAGCAGGCTAAAGATTATAACGCTCGTTCATGTTGTGGTGCAGGGGGAGAATCTACCAAAGTATATAACATCATGACGGATGATTACAGTGAACTGGAGGGGTATAATGCTGATGCAGATTTAGGTTTGGGTTGCGGGCTGCCAACACAATTCGCGCAAATCAAGAAAGGGGACTATGTAATTGACCTGGGTTCCGGGGCTGGAAATGATTGTTTTGTAGCAAGGCATGAGGCAGGGGCAGAAGGGAAGGTGTTGGGAATTGACTTTGCAGAACCGATGATTGCTAAAGCACGGCAAAATGCAGACAAGCTCGGGTTTAATAATGTGGAATTTCGATATGGGGATATAGAAGAACTGCCGGCTTCTGATGATGTAGCCGATGTAGTGGTCAGCAACTGTGTATTGAACCTGGTTCCCGACAAAGAAAAAGTTTTTACCGAAATTCACAGGGTGCTTAAACCCGGCGGACATTTCAGTATTTCTGATATTGTATTGGAGGGAGATCTCCCGGAAGCCCTTCGGGAAGATGCCGAAATGTATGCAGGATGTGTAGCCGGCGCCATCCAAAAAGAAACCTATCTGGGCTATATCAAAGAAGCCGGATTTGAAGACATCACCATCCAGAAAGAAAAACCGATTGAGATTCCCGAGGATATTCTAAGTCAATATTTAGCTGAGGACGAAATAGCCGAATTTAACTCAGGCGGAACCGGTATTTACAGCATCACTGTATTTGCCCGGAAAGCCGGGGAAGGTAAATCTGCGAAAAAGGAAGCCGTGACGATGCTCGGAAATGCCAATGCAAATGCTTGTGAGCCCGGTTCGGGATGCTGCTAA